Proteins encoded within one genomic window of Gammaproteobacteria bacterium:
- a CDS encoding NAD(P)H-dependent oxidoreductase subunit E: MNILTPEIRSEIDQWTAKFPKDKKQSAVLAALHIVQNHNDGWLRRELLDAVADYLEIPKMAVYEVASFYSMFDLKETGKYKINVCTNISCLLRGSEGVVKHFEKRLGISLGETTPDGKFTLREVECLAACVNAPVCQVLCKGKGDYQVDLTPEKIDTLLEGLK, translated from the coding sequence ATGAATATTTTGACTCCTGAAATTCGTAGTGAGATCGATCAATGGACTGCAAAATTTCCTAAGGATAAAAAACAATCGGCTGTTTTAGCGGCATTGCATATTGTGCAGAATCATAATGATGGTTGGTTACGACGTGAGTTATTAGATGCCGTGGCGGATTATTTAGAAATCCCCAAAATGGCGGTGTATGAAGTCGCTAGTTTTTATAGCATGTTCGATTTAAAAGAAACGGGTAAATACAAAATTAATGTGTGTACCAATATTTCTTGTTTACTGCGTGGCTCAGAAGGTGTCGTGAAACATTTTGAAAAACGTTTAGGCATTTCCTTAGGTGAAACAACCCCCGATGGCAAATTCACGTTACGTGAAGTGGAATGTTTAGCGGCATGTGTTAATGCGCCAGTGTGCCAAGTGCTGTGTAAAGGCAAGGGTGATTATCAAGTGGATTTAACGCCAGAAAAAATTGATACTTTATTGGAGGGCTTAAAATGA
- a CDS encoding NADH-quinone oxidoreductase subunit D has translation MPEIKSYTLNFGPQHPAAHGVLRLILELDGEIVLNADPHVGLLHRATEKLVETKPYNQSIGYMDRLDYVSMMCNEHAYVLAIEKLLGVQVPERAQYIRVMFDEITRILNHLLWLGANGLDLGAMSMFLYTFREREDLMDCYEAVSGARMHATYYRPGGVHRDLPMRMPQYNASFARSEREVNAMNEARQGSLIDFIDDFARRFPKCIDEYETLLTDNRIWKQRTVDIGVVSAERAIQLGFTGPMLRGSGVAWDLRKKQPYEVYDKLQFEIPVGSNGDCYDRYLVRVEEMRQSNQIIQQCVDWLRENPGPVLADHHKVTPPSRVNMKSNMESLIHHFKLFTEGFCVPEGEVYSAIEHPKGEFGIYLVSDGANKPYRLKVRAAGFSHLASLNEMCRGHMLADVVAILSSQDIVFGEIDR, from the coding sequence ATGCCTGAAATAAAAAGTTACACGCTAAATTTTGGCCCCCAACATCCTGCCGCGCACGGTGTTCTACGTTTAATTTTAGAATTAGATGGCGAAATAGTATTAAATGCTGATCCACATGTGGGTTTGTTGCATCGTGCTACTGAAAAATTGGTAGAAACGAAACCCTATAACCAAAGCATTGGTTACATGGATAGACTCGATTACGTTTCGATGATGTGTAATGAGCATGCTTACGTATTAGCCATTGAAAAATTATTAGGCGTGCAAGTTCCTGAGCGCGCACAATATATTCGCGTGATGTTTGATGAAATCACCCGCATTTTAAATCATTTGTTATGGTTAGGCGCGAACGGCCTAGATTTGGGTGCGATGAGTATGTTTCTTTATACGTTTCGCGAGCGTGAAGATTTAATGGATTGTTATGAAGCGGTTTCAGGTGCGCGTATGCATGCGACGTATTATCGTCCTGGGGGTGTACACCGCGATCTTCCCATGCGAATGCCACAATATAATGCTTCATTTGCACGTAGTGAGCGTGAAGTGAATGCGATGAATGAGGCACGTCAAGGCTCTTTAATAGATTTTATTGATGATTTTGCGCGACGTTTCCCCAAATGTATTGATGAATACGAAACCTTGTTAACAGACAATCGTATTTGGAAGCAGCGCACCGTCGATATTGGCGTCGTTTCTGCAGAGCGTGCAATACAGTTAGGATTTACCGGTCCTATGTTGCGTGGTTCGGGTGTTGCATGGGATTTACGTAAAAAACAACCTTATGAAGTATACGATAAATTGCAGTTTGAAATTCCTGTTGGTAGCAATGGCGATTGTTATGATCGTTATTTAGTGCGTGTTGAAGAAATGCGCCAGTCCAATCAAATTATTCAACAATGCGTTGATTGGTTACGTGAGAATCCAGGGCCAGTTTTGGCTGATCATCATAAAGTTACACCGCCATCGCGGGTTAATATGAAAAGTAACATGGAATCATTAATTCATCATTTTAAATTATTTACCGAAGGTTTTTGTGTTCCTGAGGGCGAAGTTTATTCCGCTATAGAACATCCTAAAGGTGAGTTTGGAATTTATTTGGTCTCTGATGGTGCGAATAAACCCTATCGTTTAAAAGTGCGTGCGGCAGGATTTTCACATTTAGCCAGTTTAAATGAAATGTGCCGCGGTCATATGCTGGCTGACGTCGTGGCTATTTTATCCAGCCAGGATATTGTTTTTGGAGAAATTGATCGATGA